The window CCGGCCCGTGGGTCATGCTGACGATGTAGGGGCCGAAGAGTTCCGGGCCGTAGTAGTCCACGGCGCGCTTGAGGATGGCGAACAGGGCCAGCGCCTCGGTCGCCTCGGCCGAGAGGTCGCCCAGCATCGTCAGATTGGGCACGGGGCGGGCCAATGCGTCGGTCAGCGCCGCGGCGCGGGCCGGGCCGTCGAGGGTTGCGAAGCCATCGAACCAGCCCAGCCGGCCAAATAGCTCATCGAGGACGGCCGTGTGCTGGTCGCTATATTGGCGCAGATCGAGCCGGGCGGCGTGGAGGCCGAAGATGCGCGCCTGGTGCAGGCTCAGCTCCAGGTCGGCGCGGGCGATGTCGGCCATGCCCGCCTCGCGCAGGGAGCGATCCATCAGCGCCAGCGGCTCCAGCAGGTTCTCCATGCGACGCATACGCAACGGCGGCAGCTCCTCGCCCATCAGGCGGGCGATCATGTCGCCGGCCGAGGCCTCGGCCAGATCGGCGGCTAATTGCCCGGCCAGATGGCGGTAGGTCTCATGCGGGTAGCGGTCGTGGAGGAAAGCCAGATGGCCGGACGGCTCGCCATAGGCCTCCACGGCCTCATCGACCGCCTCGGGCACGTCGGCCAGCCGGCTGGAGATGCTGAGGGCGCGGTCGAGGGCGCGGGCGGCGGCGCGGTGCTTCTCCAGGGCCAGGCCGCGGTGCAGGCGCAACGTCTCGGCCGTCACGGCGGCGGTCACGTTGGGGTTGCCGTCGCGGTCGCCACCGATCCACGAGGCGAAGGTCAGGAAGCGGTCGGGCGGCTGTAGCGTCGGGTAATATTGGCCCAGCGCGGCGGCCAGGTCGCGATAGACGGCCGGCAGCGCTTCCCACAGAGTATTGTCGAAGTAGAACAGGCCGGTGCGTACCTCGTCGGTGACGGTCGGCCGCGAGGTGCGGCTGCGGTCGGTCACCCACAACAGGGTCACGTCGGCGGTGATCTGGTTGATGACGGCCTGCCGCTCGGCGGGCAGCAGGTCGCGCTGGTCGATGTCGCTGAGGGCGGCCGAGATGCGGCGCAACCTGGTCAGAACGGTGCGGCGCTTGGCCTGCGTGGGGTGGGCGGTGAAGACGAGGTCGATGTGCAGGCGGTGGAGCAGGCGGCGCATCTCGAATTCATCGACGCCCGCGCCATGCAGGGCGGCCACGGCCGCGCCCACCGATTCCGGCAGCGGCCGGGGGTGGACGTCGCGCTCGCGCTGGCGCAAGACGCGCACGCGGTGCTCCTCTTCGGCCAGATTGACCAGTTCGAAATAGGTCGTGAAGCTACGGGCGACGAGTTCGGCCTCGGCCGGGTCGAGGCGGCCGACGACGTAGGCCAGCCGGGCGTCAATGGCCGGGTCGTCCTCCAGGCGGCGCGTCTTGGACAGGGCGCGGATGCGTTCCTCCAGCTCGAAGATCTCGATGCCCGCCTGCCGCCGGATGACGTGGCCCAGGACGTCGCCCAGCAGATGGATGTCCTCGCTCAGTCGCTCTTGTTTTTCTCGGCTCAATGCCACGGCCAACCTCCGGGCCGCGGCCGAACACGCCGCGGGGCAGCAGATATTGGCCTAAAATGGGCGAGTGTGCAATGGATTAGGGGAGAATAGGGGCTAGGGGCTAGGTGTTAGGTGACGGAACTTGGAAAAAAGAGAGAAGTGGCGTCGTGCTTCAAGGGGAGAAGGAAGGAGGGACAAAATCGTACCACGACGCCACTTGCAAGGAGGGAAGTCCGTCACTTCTTAATATAGGTCGCTTGCCTTACAACCAACATTAAGGAGAAAAACTCGTGGCAAAAGTCGATCAATCCATTTGAGCTTGGGCGGGGGCAAGATATAGTCCAGCCTATGGATCAGTCGCCGGGTGAGCCAATCGTCGGGGAGGAGTCGCCAACCGCGCCCATGATGAGCCGGCGCCTCACGGGGCGGGCGTGGCCGTGGGTCGCCGCCGCGGCCACGTTGCTGATCATTCTGCTGCTGCGCCCGGTGGGTCTCTGCCGCTGGCCGGCACTGTGCGATCCGCTGGTGGCGGTCGATATCGATCAGGGGCGGCTGGACACGGCCCTGCCCGCGCCGCAAAACGACCTGCGCCTGGAGCAGAGCTTCGTGCCGCGCCGCAACGGCCTGATGGAGATCGAGCTGCTGCTGGTGCGCTATGGCGGCCAACTATCGGAGGCCGAAGACCCGGGCCGCTTCTCGCTGGAACTGCTGGATGACACGGGCAACCGTGTCGCCTCCGAGATCATCCCGTCCGGCCGCCTCACTCACAACCAGATCTACATCCTGCGCTTCTGGCCCCAACCCCGCTCGGCCGGCCGTCGCTACGTCCTGCGCCTGTCGGGCAACGACACCAACCACATCTCGGCCTGGGGCTATGCCGCCGACGTCTACGAGGCAGGCCGGTTGCGCCTGCTGTTCGACGCCCAACGCGCCGATCCGCCGCTGACCGACGCCGAGGAGATGCGCTTCGTCACTCGTTACGCACTGACGGCCGGGGATGCGGCGCGGGCGGCCGTGGCTCCGTTGCGCGAATGGGGCCTGCTGCTGGCGGCGCTATTGATGCTGCCGCTGCCCGGCGTGCTGCTGCTGTTGCTCGTCCGGCCGCGCGGCTGGGACGCAGGCGTGGCGGCCGGGGCGGCGCTGGCCCTGAGCGTGGCCGCCTGGCCCATTGTCTGGCAATGGGTTTCGCTGGCCGGTGGGCGTTGGTCGGGGCCGCTGCTGTGGGCGGTTGTGGTCGCCGGCTGGGCCGTGGCCGCCGGCCTGAAATTACGAATTACGAATTACGAATTACGAATGAAGAGCGCCGCCGGCCAACCGACGCCAGCCGCCACCCGCCACTCGCCACCCGCCACCCGCCACCTGCCACTTCTCCTATTGACCGCTCTCATCCTCGCCTCCCTCGCCGTCCGTTTCATCGCCGTGCGCGATCTGGCCTTCCCGCCGTGGGTCGATTCCAGCCGCCACGCGCTCATCACCGCCGTCATGGTCGAGAGCGGCCAAATACCAACTAATTACGAGCCGTTTCTGCCGGTCGATCACTTCCCCTACCACTTCGGCTTCCATACCTTATCGGCCGGGCTGGCGCTGATGACAGGCCGGCCGCTGCCCGGCCTGTTGCTGCTGCTGATGCAGTTGCTGGGCGGGCTGCTGCCGCTGGCCGTCTATGCCGCCGGCTGGATGGTGACGCGGCGGCGGGCGGTGGGGCTGTTGGCGGCGTTCCTGGTGGCCCTGCCGTTCTTCTTCCCCGGCTACTATGCCACCTGGGGGCGGATGACCCAACTGGCGGCGATGATCGTCATGCCCGTGCTGCTGGGCCTCACCTGGCGGCTCGGCCGCGGCTGGCCGCGCGTCTGGCCGCTGGTGGGCGTGCTGGCCGCCGGGCTGTTCCTCATCCATATTCGCGTCTTCCTGTTCTACTTGCCCTTCGCCGCCATTGTCGCCGTGGCCCACCTCAGCCGCTACCGCCGGGCGCGCGGGTTGCTCCTGGCGGCGGCGCTGGGGCTGCTGCTCATCCTGCCGCAGTTGATCGAACTGCTGACCGTCACCGACCCGCTGGCGACCATCGGCCAATCCTTGCCCGGCTACAACGACTTCCCCACCGGCTATCTGACCACCGGCTGGGAGCGCGTTTATCTGTGGCTGGCCGCCGGGGCGGCGGCCGTCGTGCTGCTGGGCGTGGCGCGGCGGCGGCGTTGGGCCACGCTCCCGCTGCTGCTGCTGCTGTGGGTGGGGGCGCTGTTCGCCCTGCTGGCCGGCGACCGGCTGGGGCTGCCGGAGTCGCTGGTGGTCAACCTGAACAGCATGTACATCACCCTCTTCCTGCCGCTGGCGCTGCTGCTGGCGATTGTGGCGGCGCGGATTCGACCGCCGACGGCCGACGGCCGACGGAGGAAAGAGGAAAGACCACAGACCACAGACCACAGACCGCCGCAAGAAGTGACGAGTGATGAGTTAAGAGTGACGAGTCCAGAGAGCGGCGGGTGGCGGGTAGCGAGTGGCGAGGGCCTTCAGCGGTCTGCGGTCGGTCGTCCGCGGTCTCCTTTCGGCGGTCTGTGGTCGGTGGTCCGTGGTCTTCTTGGCGTCACCCTGGCCCTGCTCTTCCTCTTCGGCTGGCGGCAACAGGCCAATATCCTGAACCAGCAAACCATCCTGGCCCTGCCGGAGGACGTGGCCGCGCTGACCTGGATGGAGGCCAACCTGCCGGCCGAGGCCCGCGTAGCCGTCAGCGCCTGGCAATGGCTGGGCGTCACCTGGGCCGCGGCCGATGGCGGGGCGTGGCTCGTGCCCCTGACCGGCCGCGCGGCGACCACCCCGCCCATCGACCACATCTACAACCGCGACCTCTTCGCCGAGGTGCGGGCCTTCAACGAGGCGGCGTCGGCCGTGGAGGATTGGAGCGCCCCGGCGTCGGCCGCGTGGCTGGCCGAACAGGGCGTCAGCCACGTCTTCGTCGGGCGGCGCGGCGGCTTCTTCGACCCGGCCGAGTTGTTGGGCAATCCGGCGCTGGATATGGTCTATGGGTTTGATGGCGTATTCGTTTTTTCTGTCCGTTAAGTGCGGTTAACCACGGTTAATTTCAGGTTGACAACCCGATAGAGTGCGCTAGAATCGACCTGACTCCCTTACCCATCGTCCGACATTTAACGGACGAAAAAGACTGCTCAAGGAGAGAGTAATGGCGTTTGAACTACCCCCGCTTCCCTACGCTGAAGATGCCCTGGAGCCGCACATCGACGCGCGCACGATGGGCATTCACCACGATAAGCACCACGCAGCCTACACCAATAATCTGAACGCGGCCCTGGAGGGCCATCCCGATCTGGCCGGCAAGAGCATCGAAGAACTGCTGGGCGATCTTGATGCCGTCCCGGAATCGATTCGCACCGCCGTCCGCAACAATGGCGGCGGCTATGCCAACCACAACTTGTTCTGGGAGATCATGGGCCCGCGCGCCGGCGGTGAGCCGTCGGGCGATCTGGCCGCGGCCATCGACGAGGCTTTCGGCAGCTTCGCCGCCTTCAAGGAGCAATTCGCCAAGGCGGCCACCACGCGTTTCGGCTCCGGTTGGGGCTGGCTGTGCATGGGTGAGGGCGGCAAGCTGGCGATCACCTCTACCCCCAACCAGGATACGCCGCTGATGGACGGCAAGACGCCGCTGCTCGGCCTGGACGTATGGGAACACGCCTACTATCTTAACTACCAGAACCGCCGGCCGGATTACATCACCGCCTGGTGGAATGTCGTCAATTGGGATTCTGTCGCGGCCAAATACGCCGCCGCGCAGAAATAATACTTACCACACCGGCGCGCCGCCCCAACGACGGCCCAGTCGGAAAGGCTTTTAAAGGAGACAGTACATGACCCACATCATTACCCGACTGTGCCTGCGCGACACGGCCTGCGTCGAGGTGTGTCCGGTCGAATGTATGGTCCTGGGCAAGCCCGAAGAGGTCTGGCCCTTGCTCTACATCGACCCCGACACCTGCATTGACTGCGGCGCCTGCGTGCCGGAGTGCCCCTACGAGGCTATTTTCCCCGAAGAGGAAGTACCCTTCGACTTCAGCGCCCCGGCGGGCGTGTGGATCGGCGGCACGAAAGAGCAACTGCCGGACGGCATCCCGTTTGAGGGCGAGATCGACGGCCACCACGTCAAGCTGCTCAATGCCAAGCAATTGGCCGGCGGCGAGGTGCTCGATCTGACCGAGGACATCCCGGCCAACTACGCCTTCTTCTCCGAAGGCCCCGGCTACGACGCGCTGAATATGTAAGGGGCGCGGCCCCGGCCATAAGCCGCATACCGGGCTTATCGTCATCAATCGAACCTGAACCGAATTAACTGACCCGTCCCGGTTGGTTAATTCGGTTTTTTGTTAATGGAGAACAAGCATATGACGGATGAATTTCGCATCGAGAAGGATTCGCTGGGCGAGGTGCGCGTGCCGGCGGCCGCCTATTGGGGCGCGCAAACGCAACGCGCCATCCACAACTTCCCCATCACCGGCCTGCGCCCCTATCCCGCTTTCGTGTGGTCGATGACACTCATCAAGCGCGCCGCGGCCGAGGTCAACAACGACCTGAGCCTCTTCAACGCCAAGGAAGTCGCCGGGCGGGCCATCAGCGGCGAGCAGATGGCCGCGGCCATCATCCAGGCCGGCGACGAAATCCTGGCCGGCGGCTATGCCGACCAGTTCGTCGTTGATCCCATCCAGGCCGGGGCGGGCACCAGCCACAACATGAACATCAACGAGGTCATGGCCAACCGGGCCAACGAGATTCTGGGCTTCGGTCTGGGCGAGAAGGGCAAGCCGGTGAACCCCAACGACCACGTCAACATGGCCCAATCGACCAACGACACCATCCCCACGGCCATCCGGCTGGGGGCGCTGTGGCGGCTGGACGAACTGCTGGCGACACTGGAACGGCTGGCGACCGAACTGCGCCGCAAGGCCCAGGAGTTCGACGGCATCGTCAAGAGCGGGCGCACCCATTTGCAGGACGCCGTGCCCGTGCGGCTGGGCCAGGAGTTCGCCGCCTACGCGCGGGCCGTGGAGCGCGACGCGGACAAGATTCGCGAGTCGGCCGCGGGGCTGCGGCGGCTGGGCATCGGCGGCACGGCCACCGGCACCGGCCTGAACGCCCACCCCGAATATCACCGGCGCATGGTCGATGTGATCGGCCGCATCAGCGGGCTGGAACTGTTCGAGAGCGACGACCTGTTTGAGTCGATGCAGAGCATGGCCGACGCGGTGCATTTCAGCGGCGCGCTGCGCACCTTGGCCCAGGACCTGACCCGCATCGCCAATGACTTCCGCCTGCTGGCTTCCGGCCCCACCACCGGCCTGGACGAGATTCGCCTGCCGCCGGTGCAGCCCGGCTCGTCGATCATGCCCGGCAAGGTGAACCCGGTGCTGGCCGAGATGCTCAATATGGCGATGTTCCAGGTGATGGGCAACGACCTGACGGTCATGCTGGCCGGGCAGGCGGGCCAACTGGAACTGAACGTGATGATGCCCATCATCGCCTTCAACCTGTTCCAGAGCATGGATGTCATCATCAACGCCGTCAATTCGTTCATCGACAACTGCGTGGTGGGCATCACCGCCAACGCCGAGAAGGCCACCGGCTGGCTGGCGAAGAACGCCATCCTGGTGACGGCGCTCAATCCGGTCATCGGTTATCAGAAGGGGGCCGAGGTAGCCAAAGAGGCGCTGGCGACCAACCGCACCGTGCGCGAGGTGGTCATCGAGAAAGGCTACATCACCGGCGAAGAGGCCGACCAACTACTGGACGTGAGCGCGCTGACTGAGGGCGGGATTCAGGGCGTGGCGGCGGGGGGATGAGCGATAGTCCGACTGAGCCGTTCCACTGGGAACGGCGGCCCTCGTGTATAGGAACGTGCTCGGCCAGCGCCGCCCCAGCGTACAATTGAAACGATGAGCGATCCGGCTTGCTAAGGCCGGATCGCTCACCCAATCGTTCAGCATCGGCCGAGACTACTGCCGGGCCAGGTAGATCCGCATGCGTTCTTCGTAATCCTCGACCCGGTCGCCCGACACGTCTACCCACACCTTGTTGATCGTCCCGTTGAAGCGGAACGGCGGCTCATAGTCGGGCATCGTTGGCGAACCGGTGTCGGCCCCGATCGTGACGCCGCCGCCCAAGCCCATCACGAGGGGGATCGTCACCGGCAGGTTGCCCTCGCCGATGGGTTTGCCGTCCACCAGGAGTGTAATCTTGCCGGGCGTGCCCTTGCCCTTAGAAAAATCGGGCTTGCCGGTCGGCTCGAACTCAAAGCTGAAGATGTGGCGGCCGGCCGGCAACGGCTGCGATGCCTCCACCCGGAAGTGGGAGTCGGCCACGTAGTTATGGCCGTAAATCAGCTTGCCGTCCTTCACGTAGAAGCTGATGCCGCCATCGTTGCCACCATAGGCGAACAACACCCCTTCGGTGTTGCCGCTGGGAGTGACAGCATCTACGGAGACGGAGTGATGGACATTCAGCAACCGGGGCGCGGCGTTGCTCGGAACCATCTGCGTGCCCGCGAAGTACTCGTACCGCTGGCGATCGGCGGCGATCTGCGGGCGTTCCACGGCAAAGCGCTGCGTACCCCGGCTGTCAATGGGCAGCACGTTGTACTTGCCGGCCTCGACGTACCACATGCCGATCATGGCGATCAGCCGGTCGCGTTCGGTCTCGGCCAGGTTGTTCGTCTCGGCGAAGTCCTCGTTGATGTTGTAAAGCTCCCAGCCGCGGGCGTCGAGTTCGGTCAACTTGTCATAGCTGATCGGCGCGCCAAAGCCGATACCGGATTCGACAAATGAGGTGCCCGGCCAGGGG is drawn from Candidatus Promineifilum breve and contains these coding sequences:
- a CDS encoding aspartate ammonia-lyase, which encodes MTDEFRIEKDSLGEVRVPAAAYWGAQTQRAIHNFPITGLRPYPAFVWSMTLIKRAAAEVNNDLSLFNAKEVAGRAISGEQMAAAIIQAGDEILAGGYADQFVVDPIQAGAGTSHNMNINEVMANRANEILGFGLGEKGKPVNPNDHVNMAQSTNDTIPTAIRLGALWRLDELLATLERLATELRRKAQEFDGIVKSGRTHLQDAVPVRLGQEFAAYARAVERDADKIRESAAGLRRLGIGGTATGTGLNAHPEYHRRMVDVIGRISGLELFESDDLFESMQSMADAVHFSGALRTLAQDLTRIANDFRLLASGPTTGLDEIRLPPVQPGSSIMPGKVNPVLAEMLNMAMFQVMGNDLTVMLAGQAGQLELNVMMPIIAFNLFQSMDVIINAVNSFIDNCVVGITANAEKATGWLAKNAILVTALNPVIGYQKGAEVAKEALATNRTVREVVIEKGYITGEEADQLLDVSALTEGGIQGVAAGG
- a CDS encoding 4Fe-4S dicluster domain-containing protein; its protein translation is MTHIITRLCLRDTACVEVCPVECMVLGKPEEVWPLLYIDPDTCIDCGACVPECPYEAIFPEEEVPFDFSAPAGVWIGGTKEQLPDGIPFEGEIDGHHVKLLNAKQLAGGEVLDLTEDIPANYAFFSEGPGYDALNM
- a CDS encoding superoxide dismutase, coding for MAFELPPLPYAEDALEPHIDARTMGIHHDKHHAAYTNNLNAALEGHPDLAGKSIEELLGDLDAVPESIRTAVRNNGGGYANHNLFWEIMGPRAGGEPSGDLAAAIDEAFGSFAAFKEQFAKAATTRFGSGWGWLCMGEGGKLAITSTPNQDTPLMDGKTPLLGLDVWEHAYYLNYQNRRPDYITAWWNVVNWDSVAAKYAAAQK
- the ppc gene encoding phosphoenolpyruvate carboxylase, whose translation is MALSREKQERLSEDIHLLGDVLGHVIRRQAGIEIFELEERIRALSKTRRLEDDPAIDARLAYVVGRLDPAEAELVARSFTTYFELVNLAEEEHRVRVLRQRERDVHPRPLPESVGAAVAALHGAGVDEFEMRRLLHRLHIDLVFTAHPTQAKRRTVLTRLRRISAALSDIDQRDLLPAERQAVINQITADVTLLWVTDRSRTSRPTVTDEVRTGLFYFDNTLWEALPAVYRDLAAALGQYYPTLQPPDRFLTFASWIGGDRDGNPNVTAAVTAETLRLHRGLALEKHRAAARALDRALSISSRLADVPEAVDEAVEAYGEPSGHLAFLHDRYPHETYRHLAGQLAADLAEASAGDMIARLMGEELPPLRMRRMENLLEPLALMDRSLREAGMADIARADLELSLHQARIFGLHAARLDLRQYSDQHTAVLDELFGRLGWFDGFATLDGPARAAALTDALARPVPNLTMLGDLSAEATEALALFAILKRAVDYYGPELFGPYIVSMTHGPEDILAPLLLARWHGLCLSDDGAPEGLTFAPLFETRADLRAAPEVMAALFDHPGYAPHLARVGRRQTIMIGYSDSNKDAGYLAANWELYGGQEALARACAAHDVVMTLFHGRGGTIARGGGPANRAILAQPPGSVGGRIRITEQGEVIADRYGHPAIAARHLQQVVHAVLIAAAPDSYHLTARPKPEWRAAMEELAAVSYRAYRELIYETPELLVYWSQATPMDEISQMRIGSRPSRRTGAATFDSLRAIPWGFSWMQCRHVLPGWFGVGEALAAYSQSPAGLALLQEMYHEWPFFRNLLDNSQVSMAQADMGIARLYADLVEDGRVRDLIFGRVSAAFAQTRAAILQTTGHRELLDNDSVLQRAVRRRNPYIDPLNFIQVSLLRRLRALPDADSAAAESLRDTIFLTINGIASGLKNTG